One window from the genome of Rhodocyclaceae bacterium encodes:
- a CDS encoding RNA polymerase subunit sigma-70 has product MPLNAPQDIPLARNVSRLGRLDLPGAGQVRLVGTTAYIGHIPNKERLGTSIVDVSDPRDPKVISQVFLDDDESHSHKARVVGDIMIVNHERNMTPIGRKADELPGARTALMASLGREPTHAELAAKIGVSEADIPVVEAAQKKGYHLGGFRVYDISDKAKPRQLVHHRTGGIGVHRFDMDANYAYISTEMEGFTGNILVNYSLANPERPEEVSRWWMPGQHAAGGEQKTWAGRQHRLHHALRFDDLLWAGCWHGGVRIIDVADIRKPTTVASYNYHPPFPEPTHTFMPLPGLHGGRRIAVAIDEEDHAHSADEMARRRGRPHGCLWVFDVTDFADIRPLSLFEVSELDSPWSRATPGRFGAHQFQEHAVGTLVFCAWFAGGLRIVDVADPFAPQEVGHFIPHPAPGKAAPQTNDVDVDERGLVYIVDRYRGFDVLEFTPH; this is encoded by the coding sequence CTGCCCTTGAACGCTCCGCAAGACATCCCGCTGGCGCGCAACGTGAGCCGGCTTGGCCGGCTCGACCTCCCCGGCGCCGGACAGGTGCGCCTGGTCGGCACCACGGCGTACATCGGGCACATCCCGAACAAGGAGCGCCTCGGCACCAGCATTGTCGACGTATCCGACCCGCGCGATCCGAAGGTGATCTCGCAGGTCTTCCTCGACGACGACGAATCGCACAGCCACAAGGCGCGCGTGGTCGGCGACATCATGATCGTCAACCACGAGCGCAACATGACGCCGATCGGTCGCAAAGCCGACGAGCTGCCGGGTGCGCGCACCGCGCTGATGGCGTCACTCGGCCGCGAACCGACGCATGCCGAACTCGCAGCGAAGATAGGCGTGTCGGAAGCCGACATCCCGGTGGTCGAGGCGGCGCAGAAGAAGGGCTACCACCTCGGCGGCTTCCGCGTCTACGATATCTCCGACAAGGCGAAGCCGCGCCAGCTGGTGCACCACCGCACCGGCGGCATCGGCGTGCACCGCTTCGACATGGACGCGAACTACGCCTACATCTCGACCGAGATGGAGGGCTTCACCGGCAACATCCTGGTGAACTACAGCCTGGCCAACCCGGAGCGCCCCGAGGAAGTCTCGCGCTGGTGGATGCCCGGCCAGCATGCGGCCGGCGGCGAGCAGAAGACCTGGGCGGGACGCCAGCACCGGCTGCACCATGCGCTGCGCTTCGACGACCTGCTCTGGGCTGGCTGCTGGCATGGTGGCGTGCGCATCATCGATGTCGCCGACATCCGCAAGCCGACCACGGTCGCGTCGTACAACTACCACCCGCCGTTCCCGGAGCCGACGCATACCTTCATGCCGCTGCCCGGGCTGCATGGCGGCCGGCGGATCGCGGTGGCGATCGACGAGGAAGACCACGCGCACAGCGCCGACGAGATGGCGCGGCGGCGCGGCCGCCCGCACGGCTGCCTGTGGGTGTTCGATGTCACCGACTTCGCCGACATCAGGCCGCTGTCGCTGTTCGAGGTGAGCGAACTCGATTCGCCCTGGAGCCGCGCCACGCCCGGCCGCTTCGGTGCGCACCAGTTCCAGGAGCATGCAGTGGGCACGCTGGTGTTCTGCGCCTGGTTTGCCGGGGGCCTGCGCATCGTCGACGTGGCCGATCCGTTCGCGCCGCAGGAGGTCGGGCATTTCATCCCGCATCCGGCGCCGGGCAAGGCGGCGCCGCAGACCAACGACGTCGATGTCGACGAGCGCGGGCTGGTCTACATCGTCGACCGCTATCGCGGCTTCGACGTCCTCGAGTTCACGCCGCACTGA